In Bacillus cereus ATCC 14579, a single window of DNA contains:
- a CDS encoding CamS family sex pheromone protein — protein sequence MKKIALAVLSLGLLVSGCSAGADKDEKVAEKSGKAKEQSVVPKYAISDEYYKTTIPFDGGNARGLVVQGLNSRLDIDEFETGLMRIAKESFSTKDNFLKGGKALDTQTIQMLVKRKRTDAEQKELEDKLKKDAVKFPNIGLNPALGTGSESLEVKNKKNPIYISNILEHDYYVKKGDNGEERVGMVVGLAMNSVQYFNEEHGYPREAAIPDEKMLAEGKKMAQEILKVIHQKEPETKNIPITFAIYRQAPKSSLVPGNFVSYANVEKGSETVEDWQQINEKYYLFPSEQAKTDNKREDLARVSNFKAKLSDYFQGDYTAVIGTGMYRDDELREMKLDIPVQFNGKAEIVGFTQYVAGLVMEYFPNYMKVQVTIKSVERPEAIIIREAKQDEPLVKILD from the coding sequence AAAAATAGCATTAGCGGTATTAAGCCTTGGCCTACTTGTAAGTGGGTGTAGTGCAGGTGCCGACAAAGATGAAAAAGTGGCTGAGAAATCGGGGAAAGCAAAAGAACAATCAGTTGTTCCAAAATACGCTATTTCGGATGAATATTATAAGACGACTATTCCATTTGATGGTGGAAATGCACGTGGTTTAGTGGTGCAAGGGTTAAATAGTCGTCTTGATATAGATGAATTTGAAACAGGGTTAATGCGAATTGCAAAAGAATCATTTAGTACGAAAGATAATTTTTTAAAAGGCGGAAAAGCTCTAGATACTCAAACTATACAGATGCTTGTTAAAAGAAAACGTACAGATGCTGAACAAAAGGAACTAGAGGACAAATTAAAAAAAGATGCAGTTAAATTTCCTAATATAGGATTAAACCCTGCATTAGGAACAGGATCCGAATCACTAGAAGTGAAAAATAAAAAAAATCCAATATATATTTCAAATATTTTAGAGCATGATTATTATGTGAAAAAAGGCGATAACGGCGAGGAACGCGTTGGTATGGTAGTTGGATTAGCAATGAATTCTGTTCAATATTTTAACGAAGAGCATGGTTATCCACGTGAAGCTGCAATCCCGGATGAAAAGATGTTAGCTGAAGGGAAAAAAATGGCGCAAGAAATTTTGAAAGTCATACATCAAAAAGAACCTGAAACCAAAAATATTCCAATAACATTTGCGATTTATCGCCAAGCTCCAAAGTCTTCGCTCGTGCCAGGTAACTTTGTTTCTTATGCGAATGTTGAAAAAGGTAGTGAAACGGTTGAAGATTGGCAACAAATTAATGAAAAATATTATTTGTTCCCATCAGAGCAAGCGAAAACAGATAATAAACGTGAAGACCTTGCAAGAGTATCCAACTTTAAGGCAAAACTAAGCGATTATTTCCAAGGCGACTATACAGCTGTTATTGGTACTGGTATGTATAGAGATGATGAATTAAGAGAAATGAAGCTTGATATTCCTGTCCAGTTTAATGGAAAAGCTGAAATAGTTGGTTTTACACAATATGTGGCAGGGCTTGTTATGGAATACTTCCCGAATTATATGAAAGTACAAGTAACGATTAAATCTGTAGAACGCCCAGAAGCTATTATTATACGTGAAGCAAAACAAGATGAACCACTTGTGAAGATTTTAGATTAA